From the Armatimonadota bacterium genome, one window contains:
- a CDS encoding SGNH/GDSL hydrolase family protein encodes MTVLAFGCLLVIAASALWAEPTARPTNPPSMSVEVTDGDRVLRTLRVAPPEVVEVRGEAVVIGDDAPHVWARGTRLPALVTGTGSVVVGAVAPGSVVVCSAPGAEPYEQGKDYLLDERWAALGRVAEGRIPQGARVYVDYAYYRSRLDTLQVTARDTPSIRRGKPAAVCPHPAGAARGHEAIANIWVRPGLTAVTAEDIYPIGPPPSFPAPDRTGTAATRKLLAAGGKATIVALGDSVTAGGEASRPELAFPNLFAATLSARYPQAGITLINAGIGGANSDLGLERLDRDVLDHQPQLVVIEFVNDMLWPREKVIANYRRLISRIRAAGAEAVIITPHYMWPEWMGGFDEALAGLKQVATEEKVALADASARWGALRETGIPYETLLVNSINHPDDRGHRLFVDALMELF; translated from the coding sequence GTGACCGTTCTTGCATTCGGGTGCTTGCTCGTCATCGCCGCTTCCGCGCTTTGGGCAGAGCCCACAGCGCGGCCGACCAACCCGCCTTCGATGTCGGTGGAGGTGACGGACGGCGACCGCGTGCTGCGCACGCTGCGCGTGGCGCCGCCGGAGGTGGTCGAGGTACGCGGGGAGGCGGTGGTGATCGGCGATGATGCCCCCCATGTGTGGGCGAGAGGAACCCGCTTGCCTGCGCTGGTCACTGGAACCGGCTCTGTCGTCGTCGGCGCGGTGGCGCCCGGCTCGGTGGTGGTGTGCTCCGCTCCCGGCGCGGAGCCTTACGAGCAGGGGAAGGACTACTTGCTCGACGAGCGGTGGGCGGCCCTGGGCCGCGTCGCTGAAGGCCGCATCCCGCAGGGAGCGAGGGTTTATGTTGATTACGCGTACTACCGGTCCCGCCTCGACACCCTGCAGGTGACGGCGCGCGACACGCCCAGCATCAGGCGCGGCAAACCAGCCGCGGTATGCCCCCACCCCGCAGGCGCCGCCCGCGGGCACGAAGCGATCGCCAACATCTGGGTGCGCCCGGGCCTGACCGCCGTCACCGCCGAGGACATCTACCCCATCGGCCCGCCGCCGTCATTCCCCGCGCCCGACCGCACGGGCACCGCCGCCACCCGCAAGCTGCTCGCCGCGGGGGGCAAGGCGACCATCGTCGCGCTGGGCGACAGCGTCACCGCCGGGGGCGAGGCGAGCCGGCCGGAGCTAGCCTTCCCCAACCTCTTCGCCGCCACCCTGAGCGCGCGCTACCCGCAGGCCGGTATCACCCTCATCAACGCCGGCATCGGCGGCGCCAACTCGGATCTCGGCCTCGAACGCCTCGACCGCGACGTGCTCGACCATCAGCCGCAACTGGTGGTCATCGAGTTCGTCAACGACATGCTGTGGCCGCGGGAAAAGGTGATCGCCAACTACCGCCGGCTGATCTCGCGTATCCGGGCGGCAGGGGCGGAGGCGGTGATTATCACCCCGCACTACATGTGGCCGGAGTGGATGGGCGGATTCGATGAGGCGCTCGCCGGCCTTAAGCAGGTGGCGACCGAGGAGAAAGTCGCATTGGCCGACGCCTCGGCGCGGTGGGGCGCGCTGCGGGAGACGGGGATCCCCTACGAGACGCTGCTGGTCAACAGCATCAACCACCCGGATGATCGCGGCCACCGCCTGTTCGTGGACGCGCTGATGGAGCTATTCTGA
- a CDS encoding MarC family protein: protein MSEAAAILVPLLKGALALWIVMDPLGNVPVFVALTRERTPAERRRVLFLAWVVALIILMVFVVGGRWVLRVFGIELADFEIAGGALLFIIALRMVTRGHPDTGDDGAPGIIPIACPLLVGPGAITTTLVLLGVHRFPIVLGAVLLAFAGTLPVLWFTDVLNRLLGRTGSSVVARIMGIIIAAIGVMYVRQGILAVIR, encoded by the coding sequence GTGTCTGAAGCAGCGGCGATTCTCGTACCCCTCCTCAAGGGCGCGCTTGCCCTGTGGATCGTGATGGACCCGCTGGGCAACGTGCCGGTTTTCGTCGCCCTCACCCGGGAGCGCACCCCCGCCGAGCGCCGCCGCGTGCTCTTCCTGGCGTGGGTGGTCGCGCTCATCATCCTCATGGTTTTCGTCGTCGGCGGGCGCTGGGTGCTGCGGGTCTTCGGCATCGAGCTGGCGGACTTCGAGATCGCCGGCGGGGCGCTGCTGTTCATCATCGCCCTGCGCATGGTGACCCGCGGCCACCCCGACACGGGCGATGACGGCGCCCCGGGGATCATTCCCATCGCCTGCCCGCTGCTGGTGGGGCCGGGGGCGATCACCACCACCCTGGTGCTGCTGGGGGTGCACCGGTTCCCCATCGTGCTGGGGGCGGTGCTGCTGGCGTTCGCGGGGACGCTGCCGGTGCTGTGGTTCACCGATGTCCTCAACCGGCTGCTGGGGCGCACCGGTTCGAGCGTGGTGGCGAGGATCATGGGTATCATCATTGCCGCCATCGGCGTGATGTACGTGCGCCAGGGCATCCTGGCGGTCATCCGCTAA
- a CDS encoding DUF2339 domain-containing protein: MYESGFVVGLLLLLALFVVFPVYVLIRLAALNRAMGDLRELARRVSPREEAPATEAADLRRRVIGPLTPLAATPSVTVTETPLPPPTPASPPLIPPPPPPPSTPATPAASRPDLESVLGANWLSKLGVAAIAIAVAFFLKYAFDSNWIGDTARVTAGLVAAAILLSLGQVLLARPTYRAYAQVLTSGGVVILFLSIYAAHTSYHLIGWSAAFVVLAAAALAASALAMANNTEAVALLCLAGAFATPVLLHRDGAGAGDLVRLYAYLAALNLWSAALLRYRPWRSLTALSFGATWLLFFGAGNLRGQGLLTEGFAAVFLFFACYGGIAAVKAAPEAAPETQRSGVGMILAGCVAFVIASALILVGVEALGLPALAGVGVLTALLLAVMAAALPPLGAQDPVVRQVFSYLSAVVLVLLVGASAAMAPSVSRAQAPYSFAFALFSYLLFLGVALHMRRADEEGPAVFLVAVGAVTHLMVVFHALAPLRIWGVNAAPLWLPLAGLIMLGVLWISTRQEREGRYFPMTVMIAAQALPLVAFLAALYFVGQWPARPATALFLGEFLLISGAWVGMRRLTALPAFRGDLLAAFGNAAVFFGLLAAAARLQSYQGLVLLCGCAIALAAYHAFVGASVLRRPQDDALLRFTYLGLALTFLTIAIPLQLKAAYITLAWAVESALLVWSGLAAGERRMRWYGVALFAITAAKALFVDNLPSAHFRFLLNQRMLSGASVVAAAYVSAWMMWRRRDALAAQERSAPAVLALVANAFTLIFVSLDLWAYFGQRGALAGRGSIQQLSLSIFWSIYALAMMAVGIGRRLRPVRLFAMGLLYLSIFKVFLFDLRFLEQPYRIVSFFGLGVILLVVSLLYTRFEGRLHEESDHPGGGDDSGAAGVGGPAPR, encoded by the coding sequence ATGTATGAGTCGGGTTTCGTGGTCGGATTGCTGCTGCTGCTGGCGCTGTTCGTGGTCTTCCCGGTCTATGTGTTGATCCGCCTGGCGGCGCTGAATCGCGCAATGGGGGACCTCCGGGAGCTGGCGCGGCGCGTCTCCCCGCGCGAGGAGGCGCCGGCGACGGAAGCAGCGGACTTGCGCCGGCGGGTCATCGGCCCGCTCACACCGCTTGCCGCGACCCCGTCGGTCACGGTAACCGAGACCCCGCTTCCGCCGCCAACTCCGGCGTCGCCGCCCCTCATCCCGCCGCCCCCGCCGCCGCCATCCACGCCAGCGACACCGGCGGCTTCGCGCCCGGACCTGGAATCCGTCCTGGGCGCAAACTGGCTGAGCAAGCTGGGCGTGGCGGCGATCGCCATCGCCGTCGCCTTCTTTCTCAAGTACGCGTTCGATTCGAATTGGATCGGCGACACCGCCCGCGTCACCGCCGGCCTGGTCGCTGCGGCGATACTGCTTAGCCTGGGGCAGGTCTTGCTGGCCAGGCCGACCTATCGCGCCTACGCCCAAGTGCTAACCTCGGGCGGCGTGGTCATCCTGTTTCTGTCCATCTATGCCGCCCACACCTCCTATCATCTGATCGGGTGGTCGGCCGCCTTTGTCGTGCTCGCGGCGGCGGCGCTGGCCGCCTCCGCCCTGGCAATGGCGAACAACACCGAGGCGGTGGCCCTGCTGTGCCTGGCAGGCGCTTTCGCCACCCCCGTGCTGCTGCACCGCGACGGCGCCGGGGCGGGCGACCTGGTGCGCCTGTACGCCTACCTGGCCGCTCTCAACCTGTGGAGCGCCGCGCTCCTCAGGTACCGCCCCTGGCGCTCGCTCACCGCGCTGTCGTTCGGCGCGACGTGGCTGCTGTTCTTCGGCGCGGGGAATCTGCGCGGGCAGGGCCTATTGACCGAGGGATTCGCCGCAGTCTTTCTCTTCTTCGCCTGCTACGGCGGCATCGCCGCCGTGAAGGCTGCGCCCGAAGCGGCGCCTGAAACGCAGCGCTCCGGCGTGGGCATGATTCTGGCGGGCTGCGTCGCCTTCGTCATCGCCAGCGCGCTCATCCTGGTGGGGGTGGAGGCGCTGGGGCTGCCGGCGCTGGCGGGCGTTGGGGTCTTGACGGCGCTCCTGCTGGCGGTGATGGCCGCGGCCTTGCCGCCGTTGGGCGCGCAGGATCCCGTGGTGCGCCAGGTTTTCAGCTATCTCTCGGCGGTGGTCTTGGTGCTGCTGGTCGGCGCAAGCGCGGCGATGGCGCCGTCCGTGTCCCGGGCGCAAGCCCCGTACTCGTTCGCATTCGCCCTCTTCAGCTACCTGCTGTTCCTGGGCGTCGCGCTGCACATGCGCCGCGCGGACGAAGAGGGCCCGGCGGTGTTCCTGGTCGCCGTCGGCGCGGTGACCCACCTGATGGTGGTCTTTCACGCGCTTGCGCCGCTGCGAATATGGGGCGTTAATGCCGCCCCCTTGTGGCTGCCGCTCGCCGGCCTGATCATGCTCGGCGTGCTGTGGATATCCACAAGGCAAGAGCGCGAGGGGCGCTACTTCCCGATGACGGTCATGATCGCGGCGCAGGCGCTGCCGCTGGTCGCGTTCCTGGCCGCGCTCTATTTTGTCGGCCAGTGGCCGGCGCGGCCGGCGACGGCGCTTTTCCTGGGCGAGTTTCTATTGATCTCCGGCGCCTGGGTGGGGATGCGCCGCCTCACCGCGCTGCCCGCATTTCGCGGGGACCTGCTGGCGGCCTTCGGCAACGCGGCGGTGTTCTTCGGCCTGCTGGCCGCCGCTGCGCGATTGCAGTCATATCAGGGATTGGTGCTGCTGTGCGGGTGCGCGATTGCCCTGGCGGCATATCACGCGTTCGTCGGCGCGTCGGTCCTGCGCCGCCCGCAAGACGATGCGCTGCTTCGCTTCACCTATCTCGGCCTGGCGCTGACCTTCCTCACCATCGCCATTCCGCTGCAGCTGAAGGCCGCCTACATCACCCTCGCGTGGGCGGTGGAGAGCGCGCTGCTGGTATGGAGCGGGCTGGCGGCGGGTGAGCGCCGCATGCGCTGGTACGGCGTCGCCCTGTTCGCCATTACCGCCGCCAAGGCTTTGTTCGTGGATAACCTGCCCTCCGCGCACTTTCGCTTCCTGCTCAACCAGCGCATGCTGTCCGGGGCGTCGGTGGTGGCGGCGGCCTACGTCTCGGCGTGGATGATGTGGCGGCGGCGCGACGCCCTCGCCGCCCAGGAGCGCTCGGCGCCCGCGGTCCTCGCCCTGGTGGCCAACGCCTTCACCCTCATCTTCGTGAGCCTGGACTTGTGGGCTTACTTCGGCCAGCGGGGGGCGCTCGCGGGGCGCGGCAGCATTCAACAGTTGTCGCTGTCCATCTTCTGGAGCATCTACGCGCTGGCGATGATGGCGGTCGGCATCGGGCGCCGCCTGCGGCCGGTGCGGCTGTTCGCGATGGGCCTGCTCTACCTGTCCATCTTCAAGGTGTTCCTGTTCGACCTGCGTTTCCTGGAGCAGCCCTATCGCATCGTCTCTTTCTTCGGCCTGGGGGTCATCCTGCTGGTGGTGAGCCTGCTCTACACGCGCTTCGAGGGGCGGTTACATGAAGAAAGCGATCATCCTGGCGGTGGTGATGATAGCGGCGCTGCCGGCGTCGGCGGACCTGCCCCGCGGTGA
- a CDS encoding endonuclease Q family protein → MRTVFADLHIHIGRAFGGRTDAAPLAEADADGPPRPGQPVKITAARDLTFANIARECADRKGIEMAGVVDCASPAVLADIRALISSGDMVELAGGGLRFRDRTTMLLGCELETVEAEGACAHHISYFPTLAELRGFSQVMGGLVTNLDLSSQRCRLPAQKLWEITDACGGVLVPAHAFTPHKSVYGNCARRLSEVFDDRALAAIPALELGLSADSFMADQLAELAELSLLSNSDAHSLPRIAREYNLLEIEEPTYAELLRALRREGGRRVIGNFGLDPRLGKYHRTYCPACDRIETEPPPVPACPLCGGDGVVTGVLDRVTDIADYPQPRPPAHRPPYRYQVPLLFLPKLGPVALGKLLNRFGTEMAVLHEVEAGELTQVVGGRLAQLIMAARAGALPLTAGGGGRYGRVQADPAEAQLELAIR, encoded by the coding sequence ATGCGCACGGTATTCGCCGACCTGCACATTCACATCGGGCGCGCGTTTGGGGGGCGCACCGACGCGGCGCCCTTGGCCGAGGCCGACGCTGACGGTCCGCCGCGGCCGGGCCAGCCGGTCAAGATCACCGCCGCCCGCGACCTCACCTTCGCCAACATCGCCCGCGAGTGCGCCGATCGCAAGGGCATCGAGATGGCGGGGGTGGTGGACTGCGCCTCGCCGGCGGTGCTGGCCGACATCCGCGCCCTCATCTCCTCCGGCGACATGGTCGAGCTGGCAGGCGGCGGCCTGCGCTTTCGCGACCGCACCACCATGCTCCTGGGCTGCGAGCTGGAGACGGTCGAGGCCGAGGGCGCCTGCGCCCACCACATCTCCTATTTTCCGACCCTGGCCGAGCTGCGCGGCTTCAGCCAGGTGATGGGGGGCCTAGTCACCAACCTCGACCTCAGCTCTCAGCGCTGCCGCCTGCCCGCGCAGAAGCTGTGGGAGATCACCGATGCCTGCGGCGGCGTCCTGGTTCCCGCCCACGCCTTCACCCCGCACAAGAGCGTTTACGGCAACTGCGCGCGGCGGCTGAGCGAGGTCTTCGACGACCGCGCGCTGGCGGCGATCCCCGCCCTCGAGCTCGGCCTGTCGGCGGATTCATTCATGGCCGACCAGCTGGCCGAGCTCGCGGAGCTGTCGCTGCTGTCGAACTCCGACGCCCACAGCTTGCCCCGGATCGCGCGCGAGTACAATCTCCTCGAGATCGAGGAGCCGACCTACGCGGAGCTCTTGCGCGCCCTGCGCCGCGAGGGCGGACGGCGGGTGATCGGCAACTTCGGCCTCGACCCGCGGCTGGGGAAATACCATCGCACCTATTGCCCGGCGTGCGACCGCATCGAGACCGAGCCGCCGCCGGTGCCGGCGTGCCCGCTGTGTGGCGGCGACGGGGTGGTAACGGGGGTGCTCGACCGCGTGACCGACATCGCCGACTACCCGCAGCCGCGGCCGCCCGCGCACCGCCCGCCGTATCGCTACCAGGTGCCGCTGCTGTTTCTGCCGAAGCTCGGGCCGGTGGCGCTGGGCAAGCTGCTCAATCGCTTCGGCACCGAGATGGCGGTGCTGCACGAGGTTGAGGCGGGAGAGCTAACGCAGGTGGTCGGCGGGCGCCTGGCGCAACTGATAATGGCGGCGCGGGCGGGGGCGCTGCCGCTCACGGCGGGGGGTGGCGGGCGCTACGGGCGCGTGCAGGCGGACCCCGCCGAGGCGCAGCTCGAGCTGGCCATCAGGTGA
- a CDS encoding DUF3999 family protein yields MKKAIILAVVMIAALPASADLPRGEWPTARAVILPPMSAPGLVYLPLDEQALAVRSLAEYRIVGDGRAETPYRMVVEQGRSETRVLPAAVISRGEIRGQQAQVTVDLGSATLHANQVQLGLRGDNFRSRVRVEGSRDRAQWWLLTAQGLVYRHETRFEQTRVALPANDYRFLRITVSTLQGKLPAVSEARVVSEVPIQRKLIPVPAKLSRREDARHRSTVLTLDLGRLSRDLAQAAFEVAEATFDRPLTIEAALSRRDYGWAGDAALRRAAPGAKVMVPLEIPQARRVRISVSNGDDRPLTLRGVNLFRVRRGLIFRAAPAHAYELWYGRRGAASPVYDIQRLPITTSPAKMALAGLGPERKLPLKPPPPPPWSERHRALFWTALAAVIVLLALLILRAMRGVKAPPQG; encoded by the coding sequence ATGAAGAAAGCGATCATCCTGGCGGTGGTGATGATAGCGGCGCTGCCGGCGTCGGCGGACCTGCCCCGCGGTGAATGGCCGACCGCGCGGGCGGTCATCCTGCCGCCGATGTCCGCGCCCGGGCTGGTCTATCTCCCCCTGGACGAGCAGGCGCTGGCGGTCAGGTCCCTGGCGGAGTATCGCATCGTCGGCGACGGCCGCGCCGAGACCCCCTACCGCATGGTGGTGGAGCAGGGGCGCTCCGAGACGCGGGTTCTCCCCGCGGCGGTCATTTCCCGGGGCGAAATCAGAGGGCAGCAGGCCCAGGTGACTGTGGACCTGGGGTCGGCGACGCTGCACGCCAACCAGGTTCAGTTGGGGCTGCGCGGGGACAACTTCCGCAGCCGCGTGCGGGTCGAGGGCAGCCGCGATCGCGCGCAGTGGTGGCTGCTCACAGCGCAAGGGCTGGTCTATCGTCACGAGACGCGTTTCGAGCAGACGCGGGTAGCGCTGCCCGCCAATGACTATCGCTTTCTGCGCATAACCGTATCCACGCTCCAGGGGAAGCTGCCCGCGGTGTCCGAGGCGCGGGTCGTCAGCGAGGTGCCGATCCAGCGCAAGCTGATTCCCGTTCCCGCCAAGCTCTCGCGCCGCGAGGATGCGCGACACCGCTCAACCGTCCTCACCCTGGACCTGGGGCGATTGAGCCGCGACCTGGCGCAGGCGGCATTCGAGGTGGCGGAGGCGACCTTCGACCGTCCCCTGACCATCGAGGCCGCCTTGAGCCGGCGGGACTACGGATGGGCGGGAGACGCCGCCCTGCGTCGAGCGGCGCCCGGCGCCAAGGTGATGGTGCCGCTCGAGATTCCACAGGCGCGGCGAGTGCGCATCTCCGTCTCGAACGGCGACGATCGCCCGCTCACCTTGCGCGGCGTGAACCTGTTTCGGGTGCGGCGCGGCCTGATTTTCCGGGCCGCGCCCGCGCACGCCTATGAGTTGTGGTACGGCCGGCGCGGCGCGGCCTCGCCGGTTTACGACATCCAACGCCTGCCCATCACCACCTCCCCCGCGAAGATGGCCCTGGCCGGGTTGGGGCCGGAGCGCAAGCTGCCGCTCAAGCCGCCCCCCCCGCCGCCCTGGAGTGAACGGCACCGCGCGCTCTTCTGGACCGCGTTGGCGGCGGTGATCGTCCTGCTCGCCCTGCTCATCCTGCGCGCCATGCGCGGAGTGAAGGCGCCCCCGCAGGGGTAA
- a CDS encoding DNA polymerase III subunit, with product MTGDLHSLSDLVGQEAPVGVLRAALREGRVGHAYLFVGPEGVGKLTAALLFAQALNCEARAGDADACGECKSCRRFAHGNHPQIWRIAPMYRKQPITDPRLLELVEDQAWITIAQTRGDPRDRPPHPPVLHEAALKPVFSPYKVFIFEPADRMTEEAADSLLATLEDPPAGTVFILVSSRPAAMRETVVSRCEQVRFHMVAPQRIEELLHGRGVDPDQARLLAGLADGRPGRAIAMAQRPYLLELRAQAIALAEELFSAPVQAALALASRTLQVAASLWELEYAAIVEQDRAQDDDPADADAAGETKKLGISHTRAMRRAVPQVLEVMAGWLRDIMVAKSGRPELMINRDYRDQAQARAREAGYDVLRQAIDAITRTAAYIRSYVNLDPALEAMYVELAGILAPAQTPRPASRARS from the coding sequence ATGACTGGCGATCTCCATAGCCTGAGCGACCTGGTGGGCCAGGAGGCCCCGGTCGGCGTCCTGCGCGCGGCCCTGCGCGAGGGGCGCGTCGGGCACGCCTACCTGTTCGTCGGCCCCGAGGGCGTGGGCAAGCTGACCGCCGCCCTGCTGTTCGCGCAGGCGCTCAACTGCGAGGCGCGCGCGGGGGACGCCGACGCCTGCGGCGAGTGCAAGTCCTGCCGCCGCTTCGCCCACGGCAACCATCCCCAGATCTGGCGCATCGCCCCCATGTATCGCAAGCAGCCCATCACCGACCCGCGCCTGCTGGAGCTGGTGGAGGACCAGGCGTGGATCACCATCGCCCAGACCCGCGGCGACCCGCGCGACCGCCCGCCCCATCCCCCGGTGCTGCACGAAGCGGCGCTCAAGCCCGTGTTCTCGCCCTACAAGGTCTTCATCTTCGAGCCCGCGGATCGCATGACCGAGGAGGCGGCGGATTCGCTGCTGGCAACGCTGGAAGACCCGCCGGCGGGGACCGTTTTCATCCTCGTCAGCAGCCGCCCCGCGGCCATGCGGGAAACGGTGGTGTCGCGCTGCGAGCAGGTGCGGTTCCACATGGTCGCGCCGCAGCGCATCGAGGAGCTGCTGCACGGGCGCGGGGTTGACCCGGATCAGGCGCGGCTGCTTGCGGGCCTCGCCGACGGCCGCCCCGGGCGCGCGATTGCGATGGCGCAGCGCCCCTACCTGCTGGAGCTGCGGGCGCAAGCGATCGCCTTGGCGGAGGAGCTGTTCTCGGCCCCGGTGCAGGCGGCGCTGGCGCTGGCGTCACGGACGCTACAGGTCGCCGCCAGCCTGTGGGAGCTGGAGTACGCGGCCATCGTCGAGCAAGACCGGGCGCAGGACGATGACCCCGCGGACGCCGACGCAGCCGGGGAGACGAAGAAGCTCGGGATCAGCCACACCCGCGCCATGCGCCGGGCGGTGCCGCAGGTGCTGGAGGTCATGGCCGGGTGGCTGCGCGACATCATGGTCGCCAAGAGCGGGCGCCCGGAGCTGATGATCAACCGCGACTACCGCGACCAGGCGCAGGCGCGCGCCCGGGAAGCCGGCTACGATGTGCTGCGCCAGGCGATTGACGCCATCACGCGCACCGCGGCCTACATCCGCAGCTACGTCAATCTCGACCCGGCGCTCGAGGCCATGTACGTCGAGCTCGCCGGCATCCTCGCGCCCGCGCAGACGCCGCGGCCCGCCTCTCGGGCGCGGTCGTAG
- a CDS encoding cyclic-di-AMP receptor: protein MKLIIAVVQDKDRRKVTDALLEASYKFTNIASTGGFLREGNVTFLIGCRDDQVPAAMDLIAQHSKRREQFVNVFPPTIEPIGTCMPSPVKVTVGGAIIFVLDVEQFKAA, encoded by the coding sequence GTGAAGCTCATCATCGCCGTCGTACAGGATAAGGACCGACGCAAGGTGACCGACGCGCTGCTTGAAGCCAGCTACAAGTTCACCAACATCGCCAGCACCGGCGGCTTCCTGCGCGAGGGCAACGTCACCTTTCTCATCGGCTGCCGGGACGACCAGGTACCGGCGGCGATGGACCTCATCGCCCAGCACTCCAAGCGCCGCGAGCAGTTCGTCAACGTCTTTCCCCCCACCATCGAGCCCATCGGCACCTGCATGCCGAGCCCGGTCAAAGTCACCGTCGGCGGCGCCATCATTTTCGTCCTCGACGTCGAGCAGTTCAAGGCGGCGTGA
- the tmk gene encoding dTMP kinase, translated as MSAPRQAPGPARGIFISVEGIDGAGKTTQARALASWLRERGREVVLTREPGGTELGESLRALVLDDRAPLGAAAELLLYGADRAQHVEEVIRPAVESGRTVVCERFADSTAAYQGRGRGLDAEFVQALNRFATGGLEPDLTVLLELTPAAARARLAQTPDRLEREAADFHRRVAQGYRELARAHPARIRVVDATGAVEEVSTRALQVLQDFLSARADQGGPS; from the coding sequence ATGTCCGCCCCGCGACAGGCGCCAGGTCCCGCGCGCGGAATCTTCATCAGCGTCGAGGGCATAGACGGCGCCGGCAAGACCACCCAGGCGCGCGCGCTGGCGTCGTGGCTGCGGGAGCGCGGCCGCGAGGTGGTGCTGACGCGCGAGCCGGGGGGCACGGAGTTGGGCGAAAGCCTGCGCGCGCTGGTGCTCGACGATCGCGCGCCGCTGGGCGCGGCCGCCGAGCTCCTGCTCTATGGCGCCGACCGCGCCCAGCATGTCGAGGAGGTGATCCGCCCCGCCGTGGAGAGCGGCCGAACGGTCGTCTGCGAGCGCTTCGCCGACTCGACGGCGGCCTACCAGGGCCGCGGGCGCGGCCTCGATGCGGAATTCGTGCAGGCCCTGAACCGCTTTGCGACCGGGGGGCTGGAGCCCGACTTGACGGTGTTGCTGGAGCTGACGCCGGCAGCGGCGCGCGCGCGCCTGGCGCAGACCCCGGATCGCTTGGAGCGCGAGGCGGCGGACTTCCATCGCCGCGTGGCGCAGGGCTATCGCGAACTCGCGCGCGCCCACCCCGCACGCATCCGCGTGGTTGACGCGACCGGCGCGGTGGAAGAGGTCTCCACCCGCGCCCTGCAGGTGCTGCAAGACTTCCTCTCGGCGCGTGCCGACCAAGGAGGACCATCGTGA
- the lepB gene encoding signal peptidase I: MMWINAILAVVGGGIVLALSLRATARAEAAARRQEPGADGDEGQPAGLLIRLAARMSDYLVLWSLSALALIVGTAAETAGAPTSVVWPAVVVGSVGVFLAYFTIPTARRGDTWGKRLAGLTVFGPGGRRLSWWRASLRALTDLICIGLYPYVVGCLDPIWLAVGRRKRALHDVFAGSRVRLVRAPSHYLAWAAASTLPAWFLLSVIVIRPYVMRAYCIPSTAMRPVLAEGDRFMVNLLTYRLRDPRRGEVVVFKAPPQATPDGNARDFVKRIVGLPGDLLEIRSYDGVYVDGVKLPEPYIAPEQTPDYDFGPIRLPAGRYFVLGDRRRDSNDSHRWGTLARSAIKGKVTLRYYPSKRLGVVR, translated from the coding sequence ATGATGTGGATTAATGCGATTCTGGCGGTCGTCGGCGGGGGCATCGTCCTGGCTCTCTCCCTGCGGGCGACGGCGCGCGCGGAAGCCGCCGCACGCAGGCAGGAGCCTGGTGCGGATGGGGACGAGGGACAACCGGCCGGACTGCTGATCCGTTTGGCCGCCAGGATGAGCGACTATCTCGTCCTCTGGTCGCTCAGCGCGCTTGCCCTCATCGTCGGAACGGCTGCCGAGACCGCAGGGGCGCCCACCTCCGTAGTGTGGCCGGCGGTCGTGGTGGGTTCGGTCGGGGTCTTCCTGGCGTACTTCACAATCCCCACGGCCCGGCGCGGTGATACCTGGGGAAAGAGGCTGGCCGGCCTGACCGTCTTCGGGCCTGGCGGGAGGCGGCTGTCCTGGTGGCGAGCGTCGCTCAGAGCGCTGACGGATCTTATCTGCATTGGGCTCTATCCGTATGTCGTGGGCTGCCTCGATCCCATTTGGCTCGCAGTTGGTCGCCGTAAGCGGGCGCTCCATGATGTGTTCGCGGGCTCGCGAGTGCGCCTGGTGCGCGCGCCGAGCCATTATCTCGCCTGGGCCGCCGCCTCCACTTTGCCGGCATGGTTCTTACTCTCAGTGATCGTCATCCGCCCTTACGTGATGCGCGCCTATTGCATTCCCTCGACCGCCATGCGCCCCGTCCTGGCCGAGGGCGACCGCTTCATGGTCAACCTGTTGACATACCGGTTGCGCGACCCTCGTCGCGGGGAGGTAGTCGTCTTCAAGGCGCCGCCGCAAGCGACGCCGGACGGGAACGCAAGGGACTTCGTCAAACGCATCGTCGGTCTGCCCGGGGACCTGTTGGAGATCCGCAGTTATGACGGCGTGTACGTTGACGGGGTCAAGCTCCCAGAACCCTACATCGCGCCCGAGCAGACTCCCGACTACGACTTCGGCCCTATCAGGCTCCCGGCAGGGCGATACTTCGTGCTAGGCGACCGCCGGCGCGACAGTAATGACAGCCACCGTTGGGGTACGCTGGCGCGCAGCGCCATCAAAGGCAAGGTCACCCTGCGTTATTACCCGTCCAAGCGCCTGGGAGTTGTGCGGTAG